A genome region from Chitinophagales bacterium includes the following:
- a CDS encoding phytanoyl-CoA dioxygenase family protein, with the protein MSNVVNIFKEHSYNEALVSEGYAIVPFLNEGEVEVLRQIFKEHHPSLPEGMYASSHAADFNLRSKMNEAIKQHCARAIDVTFKNCTALGATFMVKSKGANGSLRPHQDWSIVDESKFNSYNIWLPLVDVSEENGTLLILPKSHVFVDAVRGLNIPSSYENVIDEVWKLLVPLHVKAGNAVVYDHRLLHASGLNNSSETRLTVVYGIVPKDAEMRYYFGNNGSIEVYSCSPEFYFTQEINNGPAGLQQLATFANANPVLSTADLQTFYPKKKSWWSRIWN; encoded by the coding sequence ATGAGCAATGTGGTGAATATATTTAAGGAGCATTCTTACAACGAGGCACTGGTTAGCGAAGGTTATGCCATTGTTCCTTTTTTAAATGAGGGCGAAGTGGAAGTGTTGCGCCAAATTTTTAAGGAGCACCATCCTAGTTTGCCGGAAGGTATGTATGCTTCTTCGCACGCTGCCGACTTTAATTTGCGCAGTAAAATGAACGAAGCCATCAAGCAACATTGTGCCCGTGCCATTGATGTTACTTTTAAAAATTGTACTGCTTTGGGTGCAACTTTTATGGTGAAAAGTAAAGGCGCCAATGGCAGCTTGCGCCCGCACCAAGATTGGAGTATTGTAGATGAAAGCAAATTTAATTCGTACAATATTTGGTTGCCGCTGGTAGATGTAAGTGAAGAAAATGGTACGCTGCTCATACTGCCCAAAAGTCATGTGTTTGTAGATGCTGTGCGGGGTTTAAATATTCCTTCGAGCTACGAAAATGTAATTGATGAGGTGTGGAAGTTGTTGGTTCCTTTACATGTAAAAGCGGGCAATGCTGTGGTGTACGACCATCGCTTGCTGCATGCTTCGGGTTTAAATAATAGCAGCGAAACAAGGCTTACAGTGGTATATGGCATTGTGCCTAAAGATGCCGAAATGCGTTATTACTTTGGCAATAATGGAAGTATAGAAGTGTATAGTTGCTCTCCCGAGTTTTACTTTACGCAGGAAATAAATAATGGGCCTGCAGGGCTACAGCAATTGGCAACTTTTGCAAATGCCAATCCGGTGCTGAGTACTGCCGATTTGCAAACGTTTTATCCAAAAAAGAAATCGTGGTGGAGCCGTATTTGGAATTAA
- the aroC gene encoding chorismate synthase, whose amino-acid sequence MQSNSFGKLFCITTFGESHGNGIGVVIDGCPAGLHVDVAYIQQELDRRKPGQTSITTQRKESDSIHILSGIYEGITLGTPIALLIANSDAKPQDYDYLKHSFRPSHADFTWQQKFGYRDHRGGGRSSARETAARVAAGAIAKLLLQHYGITIAAYVSQIGTIKLTQDYTQLNLSDIEKNIVRCPDENVAAQMIEAIQQARNQGDTLGGIVSCVIQHVPAGIGEPVFDKLQAELAKAMLSINAVKGFEYGSGFAAASMKGSQHNDVFIQTDNGIKTATNFSGGIQGGISNGMDIYFNVAFKPVATIMQTQQSIDQNGNTVELKNSGRHDPCVVPRAVPIVEAMAALVLADAVLRSKSNRL is encoded by the coding sequence TTGCAATCCAATTCATTTGGCAAACTTTTTTGCATAACCACTTTTGGCGAAAGCCATGGAAACGGCATTGGTGTGGTAATAGACGGCTGCCCTGCCGGCTTACATGTGGATGTAGCATACATTCAGCAAGAGCTTGATAGGCGAAAACCCGGACAGACATCTATTACCACACAGCGTAAAGAAAGCGACAGTATTCACATACTAAGCGGCATTTACGAAGGTATTACACTTGGTACGCCCATAGCATTACTTATTGCCAACAGCGATGCCAAACCGCAAGATTACGATTACTTAAAGCACTCCTTTCGACCATCACATGCCGATTTTACATGGCAACAAAAATTTGGCTACCGCGATCACCGAGGTGGCGGCAGAAGCAGCGCTCGCGAAACTGCTGCACGTGTAGCTGCCGGAGCCATTGCCAAATTGCTATTGCAACATTACGGCATTACCATTGCTGCCTATGTTTCGCAAATTGGCACTATAAAACTCACTCAAGATTACACCCAACTCAACCTTTCCGATATTGAAAAAAACATAGTGCGGTGTCCCGATGAAAATGTTGCTGCACAAATGATAGAAGCCATACAACAAGCGCGAAACCAAGGCGACACATTGGGCGGAATAGTGAGTTGTGTAATACAACACGTGCCTGCAGGAATTGGAGAACCCGTATTCGATAAATTGCAGGCAGAACTTGCCAAAGCTATGTTAAGCATCAATGCCGTAAAAGGCTTTGAATATGGCTCGGGCTTTGCCGCAGCCAGTATGAAAGGCAGCCAACACAACGATGTATTTATACAAACCGACAATGGCATAAAAACTGCCACTAATTTTTCGGGAGGCATACAAGGAGGCATTAGCAACGGTATGGATATTTATTTCAATGTTGCTTTTAAACCTGTGGCCACCATTATGCAAACACAACAAAGTATAGACCAAAATGGCAATACCGTTGAGTTAAAAAATTCGGGCAGGCACGATCCTTGTGTGGTGCCGCGTGCCGTACCTATTGTAGAAGCAATGGCTGCATTGGTATTGGCAGACGCTGTATTAAGAAGCAAAAGCAATCGGCTTTAA
- a CDS encoding T9SS type A sorting domain-containing protein: MDFPSSPSPPVMKTFSNFGMLFAALVFAANSFADVPSISFTPANCTATTPISINATITDSNGINIATGFKPRLYYKKKSENNSLAATNDNLSNGWKYVEATNSSSPFQLDFDFAKLTSAPTATDSIEYFIIAEDSVGEAGWNTVSFAISPSSVVLTGAQFPVSGVTNFFRTIKTYSGNLTIDPLGVANDTNFLSLTKSNGLFDAINNGALKANVTVSIHQSLDNENGAVALNEWIEYNGCTVKDSATYRLRIKPYTTGIEIKGKSAGAIIKLNGADRVTIDGRTATTTSERSFTIKNDSAANNSAVIHLASNGTNNGCQFDTIRYCNISGGSPQNTTSHITFGVYSNKDLTTPEANQGWGNHHNSFEKNYVQRVRYGIVLAGSSSYLNQSNSILANTIGPDVEGINAIGAAGIVLANQQNTIVRANEVKYVGGDIFNISDTADRAGIYLGSIQENLWNSQMQRSDSAVKFIGVQVDGNTVHHITNQAGLSAIGIAYLNSIDTTATNNQISNNMVYAVLANGNSAQGDHAAGIGVIGGHTDFVVYNSILMNGAYDTDSLAAMTNSPAGIRINSTDLTNPMVSNLTVVNNIVQIDTAAAKAGTDIFAITTASASDIWSAIGCDFNNYYTPGYKVGGVGNTASYSAYSTLSSWETVFSPNQEPNSIASNPLFKSETDLHITANSPCIETGLELDDLHHDFDGDIRPIKANSTIGADQFGQYYIWVGRENSHTTSDLNWRNYKAPGAAGSDSIDVVIATENYSWTLGGNFTLHSLALLNSTYINLDYNNIYATGDVNMQGYSLIYSGVGTCTQNYNVEEQGALILSAVGHQSFAMDSGELCNLWITADSVTLQKNISIKNDLLAKLTSTRILQGNKTIDVKGDIKIWSELEYDSCTTLNCALINISGPVQQLVDLRLPLTTIGKIASLQVDKNNTGDNSKAMLGANLVIDNFLNLKKGKLISEGSDAESGFRFKTVYIYNPDSNAVTRVNGNTNDAFFQGILYRKIGNAATYLFPIGFEDVVGKHATPNAMYYTPVTLDILDNSSSGNSVIATFYDADPDTANVGLTGKPYGDHSSAIEDGTGNWVDVKGDYLWHVEYSGDSLPYNIQLAAPFMNASNQDELESTPNELRIMKRSSWNSGNWGFQGSHDIASTHFATPDFAQQNSARRTNLKFFSGFGVGGNSGAGQPLPVKLVSLAAKPIDNKFIELSWTTAVEINNAGFEVQRSTDGSNFDAIGWVDGAGNSTASNNYIFNDKNVQAGIRYYYRLYQKDFDGNNDISSVVTAQLKESSAVKWIQLMPNPALSVSSLVANISTQSVATISITDIKGTTVWKHSTNVFAGLNTIPLDISALVAGNYIVSLATENETTSKQLIVK, from the coding sequence ATGGATTTTCCTTCCAGTCCATCACCACCTGTTATGAAAACGTTTAGCAACTTTGGAATGCTATTTGCTGCACTGGTATTTGCAGCAAATTCTTTCGCAGATGTACCAAGCATAAGCTTTACTCCTGCGAACTGCACGGCAACAACACCTATTAGCATAAATGCTACCATTACAGACAGCAATGGCATAAATATTGCCACAGGCTTTAAGCCACGCCTTTACTATAAAAAGAAGAGTGAAAACAACTCGCTAGCCGCCACCAACGACAACCTGAGCAATGGTTGGAAGTATGTAGAGGCCACCAATAGTTCATCGCCATTTCAACTCGATTTTGATTTTGCAAAACTTACTTCGGCACCTACTGCTACCGATAGTATCGAGTATTTCATTATTGCAGAAGATAGTGTGGGCGAAGCCGGATGGAATACCGTTTCTTTTGCCATATCGCCAAGCAGTGTAGTGCTAACCGGAGCTCAATTTCCGGTTTCGGGCGTTACAAACTTTTTTAGAACAATTAAAACTTACAGCGGTAATTTAACTATAGACCCGCTGGGTGTTGCCAACGATACCAACTTCCTTTCGCTCACAAAAAGCAATGGATTGTTTGATGCCATAAACAATGGCGCACTAAAAGCAAATGTTACGGTTTCTATTCACCAATCGCTAGACAACGAAAATGGAGCCGTAGCCCTGAACGAATGGATAGAATACAACGGTTGCACCGTAAAAGACTCTGCCACCTACAGATTACGCATAAAACCATATACCACAGGTATTGAAATAAAAGGAAAAAGTGCCGGAGCTATCATTAAACTTAATGGGGCAGATCGCGTTACCATAGATGGCAGAACTGCTACCACCACATCGGAGCGCTCGTTTACCATTAAAAACGATTCTGCTGCCAACAATTCCGCAGTTATTCACTTAGCTTCAAACGGTACCAACAATGGTTGTCAATTCGATACTATACGCTATTGCAATATAAGCGGAGGTTCACCACAAAACACAACATCACACATCACTTTCGGAGTTTATTCTAATAAAGATTTAACCACTCCTGAAGCTAACCAAGGTTGGGGAAACCATCATAATTCATTTGAAAAAAATTATGTACAGCGTGTACGCTATGGCATTGTGCTTGCAGGTAGCAGCAGCTACTTAAACCAATCTAACTCTATACTTGCCAATACAATTGGACCCGATGTTGAAGGCATAAACGCTATTGGCGCAGCCGGCATTGTGCTTGCAAACCAACAAAACACCATTGTTAGAGCCAATGAAGTAAAATATGTAGGTGGCGACATTTTCAACATCTCCGATACTGCCGACCGTGCAGGAATTTACTTAGGAAGCATTCAAGAAAACTTATGGAATAGCCAAATGCAGAGAAGCGATTCTGCGGTAAAATTTATTGGCGTGCAAGTAGATGGCAACACAGTTCACCATATTACCAACCAAGCAGGACTTTCTGCCATTGGCATTGCATACCTAAACAGCATAGATACTACTGCTACCAACAACCAAATTTCGAACAACATGGTGTATGCAGTACTTGCCAACGGAAACTCTGCACAAGGCGACCATGCAGCAGGAATTGGAGTAATTGGCGGCCACACAGATTTTGTAGTATATAACTCCATACTCATGAATGGCGCTTACGATACCGATAGCTTAGCTGCCATGACCAACAGCCCTGCCGGTATTCGCATCAACTCTACCGACCTTACCAATCCAATGGTTTCTAACCTAACCGTTGTAAACAACATTGTGCAAATAGACACAGCTGCTGCAAAAGCGGGCACCGATATTTTTGCCATTACCACAGCTTCTGCAAGCGATATTTGGTCGGCTATTGGCTGCGATTTTAATAACTACTACACACCGGGCTACAAAGTTGGAGGCGTAGGAAATACAGCTTCATACAGCGCCTATTCCACACTCAGCAGCTGGGAAACGGTATTCTCACCTAATCAAGAACCCAACTCAATTGCAAGCAATCCATTATTCAAATCTGAAACCGATTTACACATTACCGCCAATTCACCTTGTATTGAAACAGGATTGGAGCTAGACGATTTACACCACGATTTCGATGGCGATATAAGACCAATAAAAGCAAACTCTACCATCGGTGCCGACCAATTTGGACAATACTACATTTGGGTTGGAAGAGAAAATAGCCACACCACTTCCGATTTAAACTGGCGCAACTATAAAGCACCGGGCGCTGCCGGCAGCGATAGCATTGATGTAGTTATAGCAACCGAAAACTATTCGTGGACACTCGGTGGCAACTTTACCTTACACAGCTTAGCTTTACTAAACAGCACTTACATTAACTTAGACTACAACAACATATATGCCACCGGAGATGTAAACATGCAAGGCTACAGCCTTATCTACAGCGGTGTGGGCACTTGTACGCAAAACTACAATGTAGAAGAGCAAGGCGCTTTAATACTAAGTGCAGTAGGCCACCAATCTTTTGCCATGGATTCAGGCGAATTGTGTAATCTATGGATTACAGCAGACTCTGTTACGCTCCAAAAAAACATCTCTATAAAAAACGATCTACTGGCAAAACTAACTAGTACCAGAATTTTACAGGGAAACAAAACTATTGACGTAAAAGGCGATATAAAAATTTGGAGCGAATTAGAATACGATAGCTGTACCACTCTCAACTGCGCCCTTATTAACATTAGTGGTCCCGTACAGCAGTTAGTTGATCTTCGCTTACCACTTACAACAATAGGTAAAATTGCTAGCCTTCAAGTAGATAAAAACAATACTGGCGACAACTCCAAAGCGATGCTTGGAGCCAACTTGGTAATAGACAATTTCTTAAACCTAAAAAAAGGAAAACTCATTAGCGAAGGAAGCGATGCCGAAAGTGGATTTAGATTTAAAACCGTTTACATCTATAATCCAGACAGCAATGCCGTAACCAGGGTAAACGGCAACACCAACGATGCATTCTTTCAAGGCATCTTATATAGAAAAATCGGAAATGCAGCTACTTACTTATTCCCTATCGGATTTGAAGATGTGGTTGGCAAACATGCCACTCCAAATGCCATGTATTATACTCCGGTAACATTAGATATTTTAGACAACTCCAGCAGCGGAAACTCTGTGATAGCAACATTTTACGATGCCGACCCCGACACTGCTAATGTGGGCTTAACTGGCAAACCTTATGGCGATCACAGTTCTGCCATAGAAGACGGAACAGGCAATTGGGTAGATGTAAAAGGCGATTACCTATGGCATGTTGAATACAGTGGCGATAGTTTACCATACAACATCCAGTTGGCAGCACCATTTATGAACGCCAGCAACCAAGATGAATTAGAAAGTACACCAAACGAATTGCGCATTATGAAACGCAGCTCATGGAACTCCGGCAACTGGGGATTCCAAGGCTCGCACGATATTGCAAGCACACATTTTGCCACACCCGATTTTGCACAGCAAAATTCTGCTCGCAGAACCAATCTCAAATTCTTTAGCGGATTTGGTGTGGGCGGCAACAGCGGAGCAGGACAACCGCTCCCTGTAAAATTAGTTTCGCTCGCAGCAAAACCAATTGACAATAAGTTTATCGAACTAAGCTGGACAACCGCTGTTGAAATAAACAATGCAGGATTTGAAGTGCAACGCAGTACAGACGGCAGCAACTTCGATGCCATTGGCTGGGTAGATGGTGCCGGCAATTCTACTGCAAGCAACAACTATATCTTCAACGATAAAAATGTACAAGCAGGAATAAGATACTACTACCGCCTATATCAAAAAGACTTTGATGGCAACAACGATATCAGCTCCGTAGTTACAGCACAACTTAAAGAAAGCAGTGCTGTAAAATGGATACAACTTATGCCAAATCCGGCTCTTAGCGTAAGCAGTTTGGTAGCCAATATTTCTACTCAAAGTGTAGCCACCATTTCTATTACCGATATAAAGGGAACTACCGTATGGAAACACAGCACCAATGTTTTTGCAGGTTTAAATACCATACCTTTAGATATTAGTGCCTTGGTAGCAGGTAATTACATAGTATCGCTTGCTACTGAAAACGAAACTACGAGCAAGCAATTGATAGTAAAATAA
- a CDS encoding inorganic pyrophosphatase, whose amino-acid sequence MKHSFVLHPWHGVERGEESPEILTAFIEIVPSDTVKYEVDKASGILKVDRPQQFSNVFPALYGFVPQTYCAEAVAAFCMEQTDRSGIKGDGDPLDICVLSSVNIPHSNILVKAVPIGGFRMIDRNEADDKIIAVMKDDPLYGSWKSLTDANELVINRMKHYFLTYKDMPGFQKKVEITHTYDKHEAIEVINRSVSDYEKHFGS is encoded by the coding sequence ATGAAACATTCATTTGTGTTGCATCCATGGCATGGAGTTGAAAGAGGAGAAGAGTCTCCCGAAATTCTAACGGCTTTTATTGAAATTGTACCAAGCGATACCGTAAAGTATGAGGTAGATAAGGCAAGTGGAATTTTAAAAGTAGATAGGCCACAGCAGTTTTCGAATGTGTTTCCGGCATTGTATGGTTTTGTGCCGCAAACATATTGTGCCGAAGCTGTTGCTGCCTTTTGTATGGAGCAAACCGATAGAAGCGGTATAAAAGGCGATGGCGATCCCTTAGATATTTGTGTGCTGAGTTCTGTGAATATTCCACACAGTAATATTTTGGTAAAGGCAGTGCCAATTGGCGGTTTTAGAATGATAGACCGCAATGAGGCAGACGATAAAATTATTGCCGTAATGAAAGACGATCCGCTCTATGGTTCATGGAAATCGTTGACCGATGCCAATGAATTGGTAATAAACAGAATGAAACATTACTTCCTTACATATAAGGATATGCCGGGTTTTCAAAAAAAGGTGGAGATTACACATACCTACGATAAACACGAGGCTATAGAAGTAATAAACCGAAGTGTTTCGGATTACGAAAAGCACTTCGGTTCATAA
- the gyrB gene encoding DNA topoisomerase (ATP-hydrolyzing) subunit B — translation MSTELETTATTPTPTKEYSANSIEVLEGLEAVRKRPAMYIGDTGVKGLHHLVYEVVDNSIDEALAGHAQNIFVTIHENNSITVKDDGRGIPVDMHEKEGRSALEVVMTVLHAGGKFNKDSYKVSGGLHGVGVSCVNALSTHMQVEVHRGGKKYMQEYGIGKPLYSVKEIGTTDYRGTIVTFKPDETIFSVTVYNYDTLQARIRELAYLNKGIKLTLTDEREKDDNGNARSNFFYSEGGLVEFVKFLDGTREPLIPEPIYVEGARDMVAVEVSMQYNTSYSENIFSYVNNINTIEGGQHVAGFRRALTRTFKSYGDKNKLFEKVKIEVSGDDFREGLTAIISVKVPEPQFEGQTKTKLGNSEVSGVVDTVFGEVLEHFLEENPKLAKIIFDKVILAATARHAARKAREMVQRKGALSGGGLPGKLADCSSKDPSACEIYLVEGDSAGGTAKQGRDRNFQAILPLKGKILNVEKALEHKIYDNDEIRNIFTALGVRIGTAEDSKALNTEKLRYHKIIIMCDADVDGSHITTLILTFFFRYMKSLVEQGRIYIAMPPLYLVKKGKEQEYCWTEPQRLAAIERLAKGGNRDTVHTQRYKGLGEMNAEQLWETTMNPESRTLKLVTIESAAEADRIFSMLMGDEVPPRREFIEAHAKYARVDA, via the coding sequence ATGAGTACAGAATTAGAAACCACCGCAACCACCCCCACTCCAACTAAAGAATACTCTGCCAATAGTATTGAAGTACTGGAAGGCTTAGAAGCCGTGCGTAAACGCCCAGCCATGTATATTGGCGACACGGGTGTAAAAGGACTACACCACTTGGTTTACGAAGTGGTAGATAACTCTATAGACGAAGCCCTGGCCGGACACGCACAAAATATCTTTGTTACCATCCACGAAAACAACTCTATAACCGTAAAAGACGATGGCCGCGGTATTCCCGTAGATATGCACGAAAAAGAAGGGCGCAGTGCATTAGAAGTGGTAATGACCGTACTCCATGCCGGAGGTAAATTCAATAAAGATTCTTACAAAGTTTCGGGAGGTTTGCACGGTGTGGGCGTAAGTTGTGTAAACGCTCTTTCCACACACATGCAAGTAGAAGTACACCGCGGTGGCAAAAAATACATGCAAGAATACGGCATAGGCAAACCGCTTTATTCTGTAAAAGAAATTGGCACCACAGACTATCGCGGCACCATAGTAACCTTTAAACCCGATGAAACTATTTTCTCCGTTACTGTTTACAACTACGATACATTGCAAGCGCGTATTCGCGAACTTGCTTACTTAAACAAAGGCATTAAACTTACACTTACCGATGAGCGCGAAAAAGACGACAATGGAAATGCCCGCTCTAACTTCTTTTACAGCGAAGGCGGCTTGGTAGAGTTTGTAAAATTTTTGGATGGCACACGCGAACCACTTATACCTGAGCCAATTTATGTAGAAGGCGCACGCGATATGGTAGCCGTAGAAGTTTCTATGCAATACAATACTTCTTACAGCGAAAATATTTTCAGCTACGTAAACAATATCAACACCATAGAAGGCGGACAACACGTTGCCGGTTTCCGCAGAGCACTCACCAGAACTTTTAAGTCTTATGGCGATAAAAACAAACTGTTTGAAAAAGTAAAAATTGAAGTAAGCGGAGATGATTTTCGCGAAGGCTTAACGGCTATTATTTCAGTAAAAGTTCCCGAACCTCAGTTTGAAGGCCAAACCAAAACCAAATTAGGCAACAGCGAAGTAAGCGGTGTGGTAGATACCGTTTTTGGTGAAGTTTTAGAACACTTTTTAGAAGAGAATCCAAAGCTGGCAAAAATAATTTTCGACAAAGTAATTTTAGCAGCTACCGCACGCCACGCAGCGCGTAAAGCACGCGAAATGGTGCAACGTAAGGGCGCACTAAGCGGAGGCGGCCTACCCGGCAAGCTGGCCGATTGCAGCAGCAAAGACCCTTCTGCCTGCGAAATATATTTAGTAGAGGGCGACTCTGCGGGTGGTACCGCTAAGCAAGGTCGCGATCGCAATTTCCAAGCTATTTTACCATTAAAAGGTAAAATTTTAAACGTAGAAAAAGCCTTAGAACACAAGATTTACGATAACGATGAAATACGAAACATTTTTACAGCCTTAGGTGTGCGCATTGGCACTGCCGAAGACAGTAAAGCACTCAATACCGAAAAACTTCGCTATCATAAAATTATCATTATGTGTGATGCCGATGTGGACGGCTCGCACATTACAACACTTATTCTTACCTTCTTCTTCCGCTACATGAAAAGTTTAGTAGAGCAAGGCAGAATTTATATTGCCATGCCTCCACTTTACTTAGTAAAAAAGGGGAAAGAGCAAGAATATTGCTGGACAGAACCACAACGCTTAGCAGCCATTGAACGCCTCGCAAAAGGTGGAAATAGAGATACAGTACACACCCAGCGCTACAAAGGTTTGGGAGAAATGAATGCCGAACAACTTTGGGAAACAACCATGAACCCGGAAAGCCGCACACTTAAACTGGTAACCATAGAAAGTGCTGCCGAAGCCGACCGCATATTCAGCATGTTAATGGGTGATGAAGTGCCGCCTCGCAGAGAATTTATTGAGGCACATGCCAAGTATGCAAGAGTAGATGCTTAA
- a CDS encoding PadR family transcriptional regulator, with amino-acid sequence MDIENSKAQMRKGVLELCILAVLNEGEHYPTEILEQMKNADLLVVEGTIYPLLTRLKNEGLLNYRWVESTGGPPRKYFTLTADGKNFLQQLKNAWREMNDAVSKIVEK; translated from the coding sequence ATGGATATAGAAAACAGCAAAGCTCAAATGCGGAAGGGAGTGCTGGAGTTGTGCATACTTGCGGTGCTCAACGAAGGCGAGCACTACCCGACCGAAATTTTGGAGCAAATGAAGAATGCCGATTTGCTGGTGGTAGAGGGAACCATTTACCCTTTGCTTACCCGCTTAAAAAATGAAGGGTTATTAAATTACCGTTGGGTTGAATCTACGGGTGGACCACCCCGAAAGTATTTTACACTTACTGCCGATGGTAAAAACTTTTTACAGCAACTAAAAAATGCCTGGCGCGAAATGAACGATGCTGTAAGTAAAATAGTAGAGAAGTAA
- a CDS encoding PspC domain-containing protein, with product MKKTISINLGGIAFTIDEDAYLMLHEYIESIGRHLGNSDATKEVIQDIEARLAELFSTGKNTAKDVINLQQVEAAITAMGKPEDIAGATEVKGESTSAVPPTGNATAGRVARKLYRNSDDKKVGGVISGISAYLGIEDSIWLRLVAIVFIFFSLGTTALVYLILWIIIPEAKTTSQKLEMKGEPITLDNIQKEVSEAASRLNNWSRQESVGERLVALIAALFKIAMKIVAVFVIIVILFMLFGFIAASVGVLSFASLPSVQKLASVYAENGTMAIIGIVGIILVVLMPLLGMLYGGVRVLVGTGGRSSRLKWIFSTGFLIGLLLLAITAINFGINFRATGNVKEQYTLMQPAAGNLFVQLSDSSGVVFDEEAEDSYDSQIFVNGEMPETRTGYKIGRPHLKLMVSKDTSFYIEKLIVAKGKSKAAAIGNARAVNYNFTQVDTILNLNTYAEVKKGSKWRNQNVFIHLAIPEGKLVHFANNIDYLPATVKGDDTYDNTYFANTLWTVKSGKVVCLNCEDEDGDAVLAPPPPLPPHTPEAVHIKASGKETKITTEKGEVTVQTTDGKEGKEVEIKVRERK from the coding sequence ATGAAAAAAACAATAAGTATCAATTTAGGAGGAATTGCCTTTACCATAGATGAAGACGCTTACTTAATGCTACATGAATATATTGAATCTATTGGTCGGCATTTGGGCAATAGCGATGCCACTAAAGAGGTAATTCAAGATATTGAAGCACGCCTTGCAGAACTGTTTTCTACCGGAAAAAATACGGCAAAAGATGTAATAAACCTGCAGCAAGTAGAAGCTGCCATTACAGCAATGGGCAAGCCGGAAGATATTGCCGGAGCTACTGAAGTTAAAGGCGAGTCGACAAGTGCCGTACCTCCTACGGGCAATGCTACAGCCGGTCGCGTTGCACGCAAGCTGTACCGCAACTCAGACGATAAAAAAGTGGGAGGCGTAATTTCCGGTATCAGCGCTTATTTGGGAATAGAAGATTCTATTTGGCTCAGGTTGGTAGCCATTGTGTTTATATTCTTCAGTTTAGGTACTACTGCATTGGTGTATCTTATTTTATGGATAATAATACCCGAGGCCAAAACTACCTCGCAAAAGTTAGAAATGAAAGGTGAGCCAATTACCTTAGATAATATTCAAAAAGAAGTAAGTGAAGCTGCCAGTAGGCTAAATAACTGGAGCAGGCAAGAAAGCGTTGGCGAGCGCTTGGTGGCTTTAATAGCTGCCTTGTTTAAAATTGCCATGAAAATTGTGGCGGTATTTGTGATAATAGTGATACTGTTTATGCTCTTTGGTTTTATTGCTGCATCTGTGGGTGTACTGTCGTTTGCATCGCTGCCATCGGTTCAAAAATTAGCAAGTGTTTATGCCGAAAACGGTACCATGGCAATTATCGGTATTGTTGGTATTATATTAGTAGTATTGATGCCATTGCTCGGAATGCTTTATGGCGGAGTAAGAGTATTGGTGGGCACGGGTGGCAGAAGTTCAAGATTAAAATGGATATTCAGCACAGGCTTTTTAATTGGCTTACTGCTATTGGCAATTACAGCCATCAATTTTGGAATAAACTTCAGAGCCACCGGAAATGTAAAAGAGCAATATACTTTAATGCAGCCCGCTGCGGGGAATTTATTTGTTCAGCTTTCAGACTCCAGCGGTGTGGTATTTGATGAAGAAGCAGAAGATTCTTACGACAGCCAAATCTTTGTAAATGGCGAAATGCCTGAAACCCGCACAGGATATAAAATAGGGCGTCCTCATTTAAAGTTGATGGTTTCAAAAGATACTTCATTTTATATTGAAAAACTTATTGTGGCAAAGGGAAAAAGCAAAGCCGCAGCCATTGGAAATGCCCGTGCCGTAAATTACAACTTTACACAAGTAGATACAATACTCAATTTAAATACATACGCAGAGGTGAAAAAGGGAAGCAAGTGGCGCAACCAAAATGTATTTATTCACTTGGCTATACCTGAGGGAAAATTGGTGCATTTTGCCAATAACATAGATTACCTTCCGGCTACCGTAAAAGGCGATGATACGTATGACAATACTTATTTCGCCAATACTTTGTGGACTGTAAAATCGGGTAAAGTAGTTTGCTTAAATTGCGAAGATGAGGATGGTGATGCTGTACTCGCTCCGCCTCCACCTTTGCCGCCACATACCCCGGAAGCTGTTCACATTAAAGCATCGGGCAAGGAAACAAAAATTACTACAGAAAAAGGTGAAGTTACCGTACAAACTACTGATGGGAAAGAAGGTAAGGAGGTTGAAATTAAAGTACGCGAACGAAAGTAA